AGTTTCCTGCTGCACCTCGTAGTGGCCGAGAAGTCATCATCGTCAAGGATATGGTGAAAACCTATGGAGACGATATTCTTTTCCTAGGGGCCAACCTATTGCTAGAGCGTGGCGATCGAGTGGCCATCTTAGGCCCGAATGGGGCCGGGAAATCCACCCTCCTGCACATGTTGATGGGAACAGAGCCACCCGATGAAGGTACCATCAAGTTTGGAGAGCATAACGTCATCCCAGGGTATTTTGAGCAGAACCAAGCAGAGGCTTTGGATCTTTCAAAAACCGTGATGGAAACCATTCATGATGAGGTACCTGATTGGAAGAATGAAGAGGTACGGACCCTCTTGGGACGTTTCCTCTTCAGTGGCGAAACTGCCTTCAAACGAGTGGAAGCTCTGAGTGGAGGGGAGAAAGCTCGGTTGGCCCTAGCCAAAATGTTGCTCAGCCCCGTCAACTTACTCATTCTAGATGAGCCGACTAACCACCTCGATATTCCAGCAAAAGAGATGCTAGAAGCAGCACTACAGGATTACGACGGCACGGTCGTGATTGTGTCCCATGACCGATATTTCATCTCACAAGTCGCGACTAAAATTGTGGAGATCAATGAGGGAGAATTGACTCTCTATCGGGGCGATTATCAGTACTACCAAGAGAAAATAGCTGCCACAGCCGAGCAAGCAAAACAAGATAAGATTGCCGCCGAGAAAGCAGCCAAAGCTGAGGCGAAGCGGACCAAGAAGCGAAAGAAAGCAAAAGCCAAGGTTTAGTAGTAGCCTGCAGTAGAATCTCAACCGTTTTAGCCCCCTAAAACACACCATAATGCTGCTGAAATGCATCAGGTGGCCTATTTTTCTCCGTGCTAGAGTATGGTCTGGTGGCGATCTTTCAGCATTATGGTATTCAAAAATTTTACTTATCCGACTGTGGCACTCATTGGGGTTGCAGCAGTTGCAATTGCACCTCAACCTGCCCAATCCCTCAGTCCTGATCAAATCAGTGGCATTGCGAAACAAGTCACGGTTCTAATCGATGGTCAAAATCCAGGATCAGGAGTGATTATCAATCGGGATGGCGATACCTATACCGTTCTCACTGCGTTTCATGTCGTCGGCACCCCCGATGAATATGATGTTGTCACCCCCACCGATCAACGCTACAAATTAGACTATCAAACCGTTAAACGCCTGCCAGGCATTGATCTAGCTGTCCTCAAGTTTAAAAGCGATAAAACCTACAAAGTCGCCGACCTGGGAAACTCTACCCAAATACAAGAAGGGAAGCCCATTTTTGTAGCGGGATTTCCACAACCGACTCAAGCCATTAACTTATCGATTTACCGATTTACCGAAGGGCGGCTCACCGCCAACTCGTCTAAACCTTTAGCCGATGGCTATGCCCTGGTTTATAACAATTCCACACGGCCTGGCATGAGCGGCGGCCCCGTCTTAGATGATCAAGGAGCCCTGGTCGGAATTCATGGTCGCTCTGATGCTCAGCAACAGGGCAATGTCTACTTCAAAAATGATACGAACCTGGGCATTCCCATTGATACCTTCTCAACGATGGTCCCTCAGATAGGGGTTAAGTTAGATTCTAACCTTGCAACCTCTCCACCTAGCCCATCCAATCCCTCTATTCCTCCACGCCCGCCAGTGCCCCAAGGACCAAGGGCAGGTGACTTTTACCTCCAGGCCACTGATAAGCTGCAGCGGGGAGATTCCCAAGGGGCGCTGCAGGATCTGAACCAGGCGATTAGTCTAAATCCTAGCTATGCCAGTGCTTATGGCGATCGGGCCACCATCAAGTTTCAGCAAGGCGATCGCCCAGGAGCGCTCGCAGACTTAGACCAAGCAATCCAGATTGATCCTCAGTTAGCAGATGCCTATGGGATTCGCGGACTATATCGGGTGGTCACTGGCAATATTCGCGGGGCTCAATCCGACGTTGAGAAAGCAGTTCGTCTAAAACCTGAAATCGGCTATGCCTCTCGGGGAGTCGTACGCTGGTATCGCAGTGATTTATCAGGGGCTCAATCCGATTTCGATCAAGCATTAAACCTCAAAGCCTCTTTCAAGGATGCCTATGCTGTTCACTATTTTCGTGGGTTTGTCCGGTGGCAGTTGGGCAATTATGATGGCGCTCTGAAAGATCTGAATCGTTCCATTCAGCTCAATCCTAAATATTTAGAAGCTGTAGGCGTTCGGGGAATTTTGCGTTTCCAAATGGGAGACAATCAAGGGGCCTTACGGGACTTTGATGAAGGCATCCGCATCAATACTGGCAGTAGTGATATCTACACCATCCGCGGCATGATTCGCCTCACCCAAGGCGATAACCCAGAGGCCATTTCTGATTTTGATCAAGTTATTCGCATCAAGCCTGGCAATGTTGCTCTTGCGGATATGTATGGTAGCCGAGGAATTGCCTACTTCCAGGCGGGGAATGACGAACAAGCTCTTGCCAGTCTTCAACAGGCGGTTCAACTGGCAAAAGATCCGAGCAGCCGAGATTCCTATCAGAAGTTAAGTAACGCGATTAACCAAGTGCAATCGCAACCTGCATTACGCCCTAAGATGAAGGCCTTTATCCAAACCTTTATGCAGAGCTATCTAAAACGATATATCGGCCAGTATGTGCAGTCCTATCGTCCTCTCCAAAGCTAGGGGCTGATCGAGTAATGAGGCGAGATCAGCAGGGGCTAGCCCAGCATGTTGGCTGAGGTTAGCCCTCTCAAGGCCCAAGACTTAGCAGAGGCAGTAGCTTTAGATCTGCAGATTTTTGGTGGCTGGTGGAGTTTGCAAGGGTACCAGCAAGAATTGGACCGGCTGAGCAGTACTTTATTGGGACTACGATTGCGAATGGAGGCTTCGAATCCTGCAATCCGTGATGATCAGACAGCGTCATCTCATCCCTTGATTGGCATCAGTTGTCTATGGAGAGTCGAAGACGAAGCCCATATTACGATGCTGGGTATTCATCCTCAACATCAAGGGCAAGGGCTGGGCCAAGCCCTATTAACATCACTCTTAACATTAGCCAGACTTGAGCAAGCCAATCGAGCCACGTTAGAAGTCAATGTTGCCAACTCGGCAGCCGTGAAACTATACAAAAAATTGGGGTTCAAAACCGCTGGGCAACGGCCCCACTATTACGACAACGGTGAGGATGCCCTCATCCTCTGGCAAGGAGATTTACAGACCTCTCAATTTCAGCAATCTCTTGAGGTATGGCAACGCGACACTGAGCATCAACTCGCCCTGTGGGGATGCAGTGGTCTAAAGATGATCTGGGGTGATGCTAAGGCAGACTCTTAAAGTAATTTCGTAATATCCACACCCTAGTTTGATCATTTATGACCCAATTGTTGGAAAGATAAATCTACAATGGATCAAAGGAAAAAGCTGTTTTGGTCAAAAATAGGATTTTTCGTTTACGAAAGTTCCTCATCGATTCAGTGAGAATCCTTATGTAATCACCAATTCAGCCGATCTATCGTGCTAAAATTGGGTTTACCAGCAAGCAGCAGGTTGTGGGAAAACGCCATGTTTGAACGCTTTACAGAAAAAGCCATTAAAGTCATCATGCTGGCTCAAGAGGAAGCCCGCCGCTTGGGGCACAATTTTGTCGGCACAGAGCAAATTCTTTTGGGCCTCATTGGAGAAGGAACAGGCGTGGCTGCCAAAGTTTTGAAATCCATGGGTGTCAATCTTAAAGATGCTCGCGTTGAAGTAGAAAAAATTATCGGTCGCGGTTCTGGGTTTGTTGCGGTAGAGATTCCCTTTACCCCCAGAGCAAAGCGCGTTCTCGAGTTGTCCTTGGAAGAGGCCCGTCAATTGGGTCATAACTACATTGGCACTGAGCACCTGCTTTTAGGACTCATCCGTGAGGGTGAAGGGGTCGCCGCCCGTGTCCTGGAAAATCTTGGAGTTGACCTGGCTAAGGTTCGCACCCAAGTCATCCGCATGTTGGGTGAAACAGCAGAAGTCTCTGCTGGCGGTGGACAAGGACGAACCAAAACGCCAACCCTAGACGAATTTGGGGCCAATCTAACTAACCTAGCGACTGAAGGCAAGCTCGATCCGGTCGTCGGTCGTCAAAAAGAAATTGAGCGCGTCATTCAGATTCTCGGCCGTCGGACCAAAAACAACCCGGTCCTGATTGGTGAACCAGGTGTGGGTAAAACTGCGATCGCAGAAGGTCTCGCCCAGCGCATCGCCAATGGAGATATTCCCGACATCCTGGAAGAGAAGCGCGTGGTTACCTTGGATATTGGTCTGCTGGTTGCCGGCACCAAATATCGAGGTGAGTTTGAAGAGCGCCTCAAGAAAATCATGGATGAGATTCGCCAAGCCTCCAACGTTATTTTGGTGATTGACGAAGTTCATACCCTCATCGGTGCGGGAGCTGCTGAAGGGGCCATTGATGCCGCTAACATCCTCAAGCCTGCGTTGGCTCGGGGTGAACTACAGTGCATTGGTGCCACCACCTTAGATGAATATCGTAAGCATATTGAGCGGGATGCAGCCCTGGAACGTCGTTTCCAGCCTGTCATGGTGGGTGAGCCTTCTGTTGAAGAAACCATCGAAATTCTGTATGGCCTGCGCGAACGCTATGAGCAGCACCATAAGCTCAGCATTTTAGATGAGTCTTTGGAAGCAGCTGCTAAGCTCTCTGATCGCTATATCTCTGATCGCTATCTCCCGGACAAGGCCATCGACTTGATTGATGAAGCTGGATCCAGAGTGCGGTTGATTAACTCGCAACTGCCGCCTGCCGCCAAGGAATTAGACAAGGAACTTCGCAAGGTCCTCAAAGATAAGGACGATGCAGTTCGGTCTCAAGACTTCGATAAAGCGGGTGAACTGCGGGATCGCGAGATGGAGATTAAGTCCGAAATCAAAGCCATTGCTCAGAACAAAAAAAATTCTAGTGATGAAAAGACAGACGATTCTCCCAAAGTAACGGAAGAAGATATCGCCCATATCGTGGCCTCCTGGACTGGGGTTCCCGTCAGTAAGCTGACGGAATCTGAGTCTGAGAAGCTGA
The Acaryochloris marina S15 genome window above contains:
- a CDS encoding serine protease; translated protein: MVFKNFTYPTVALIGVAAVAIAPQPAQSLSPDQISGIAKQVTVLIDGQNPGSGVIINRDGDTYTVLTAFHVVGTPDEYDVVTPTDQRYKLDYQTVKRLPGIDLAVLKFKSDKTYKVADLGNSTQIQEGKPIFVAGFPQPTQAINLSIYRFTEGRLTANSSKPLADGYALVYNNSTRPGMSGGPVLDDQGALVGIHGRSDAQQQGNVYFKNDTNLGIPIDTFSTMVPQIGVKLDSNLATSPPSPSNPSIPPRPPVPQGPRAGDFYLQATDKLQRGDSQGALQDLNQAISLNPSYASAYGDRATIKFQQGDRPGALADLDQAIQIDPQLADAYGIRGLYRVVTGNIRGAQSDVEKAVRLKPEIGYASRGVVRWYRSDLSGAQSDFDQALNLKASFKDAYAVHYFRGFVRWQLGNYDGALKDLNRSIQLNPKYLEAVGVRGILRFQMGDNQGALRDFDEGIRINTGSSDIYTIRGMIRLTQGDNPEAISDFDQVIRIKPGNVALADMYGSRGIAYFQAGNDEQALASLQQAVQLAKDPSSRDSYQKLSNAINQVQSQPALRPKMKAFIQTFMQSYLKRYIGQYVQSYRPLQS
- a CDS encoding GNAT family N-acetyltransferase, giving the protein MLAEVSPLKAQDLAEAVALDLQIFGGWWSLQGYQQELDRLSSTLLGLRLRMEASNPAIRDDQTASSHPLIGISCLWRVEDEAHITMLGIHPQHQGQGLGQALLTSLLTLARLEQANRATLEVNVANSAAVKLYKKLGFKTAGQRPHYYDNGEDALILWQGDLQTSQFQQSLEVWQRDTEHQLALWGCSGLKMIWGDAKADS
- a CDS encoding ATP-dependent Clp protease ATP-binding subunit codes for the protein MFERFTEKAIKVIMLAQEEARRLGHNFVGTEQILLGLIGEGTGVAAKVLKSMGVNLKDARVEVEKIIGRGSGFVAVEIPFTPRAKRVLELSLEEARQLGHNYIGTEHLLLGLIREGEGVAARVLENLGVDLAKVRTQVIRMLGETAEVSAGGGQGRTKTPTLDEFGANLTNLATEGKLDPVVGRQKEIERVIQILGRRTKNNPVLIGEPGVGKTAIAEGLAQRIANGDIPDILEEKRVVTLDIGLLVAGTKYRGEFEERLKKIMDEIRQASNVILVIDEVHTLIGAGAAEGAIDAANILKPALARGELQCIGATTLDEYRKHIERDAALERRFQPVMVGEPSVEETIEILYGLRERYEQHHKLSILDESLEAAAKLSDRYISDRYLPDKAIDLIDEAGSRVRLINSQLPPAAKELDKELRKVLKDKDDAVRSQDFDKAGELRDREMEIKSEIKAIAQNKKNSSDEKTDDSPKVTEEDIAHIVASWTGVPVSKLTESESEKLMHMEDTLHQRLIGQDEAVRAISRAIRRARVGLKNPNRPIASFIFSGPTGVGKTELTKALATYFFGAEEAMIRLDMSEYMERHTVSKLIGSPPGYVGYNEGGQLTEAVRRRPYTVVLFDEIEKAHPDVFNMLLQILEDGRLTDAKGRTVDFKNTLLIMTSNIGSKVIEKGGGGLGFEFAEDEADSQYNRIRSLVNEELKGYFRPEFLNRLDEIIVFRQLNKAEVKEISELLLKEVFVRLEEKNITLEITERFKERLVEEGYNPSYGARPLRRAIMRLLEDTLAEEILSGRVKEGDTAIVDVDENQQVKIAPAEKRELLPQAAE